From a single Paenibacillus sp. FSL W8-0426 genomic region:
- a CDS encoding carbohydrate ABC transporter permease codes for MSSRKIVAKASQYTLLIAALMLFAGPLVWMLSTMLKTKAETYRVPPTVLPEKFSLEAFERLFAVQPMMWHWIQNSLFISFFVAAGAVVSSSLVAYGFSRFATRYRNILFPIVLVTLMIPPSIMMIPSYVLFTKLHWIDTWLPLIVPSWLGGAYYIFLFRQFFMTIPQELDEATYLDGGNRWTVYARVIMPLSKPIIMTTIIFAFVNSWLDFLGPFLYIKNAEMFTLSVGLQLLIGQTSQDLPALAAGAFISILPIGLLYLFAQRYIVEGVVLTGTKG; via the coding sequence ATGAGCAGCCGCAAAATCGTGGCAAAAGCGTCCCAATATACATTGCTTATCGCAGCTTTAATGCTGTTTGCAGGACCATTGGTGTGGATGCTGTCGACCATGCTGAAAACCAAGGCTGAGACGTACAGGGTACCTCCTACGGTCTTGCCGGAGAAATTCAGTCTTGAAGCTTTTGAACGGTTGTTCGCCGTACAGCCGATGATGTGGCACTGGATACAAAATTCGTTGTTCATCTCGTTTTTCGTTGCGGCGGGAGCTGTGGTGTCCAGTTCTCTTGTCGCTTACGGATTCTCGCGGTTTGCTACCAGATACCGGAATATTCTGTTTCCCATCGTGCTGGTCACGTTAATGATTCCCCCGTCCATCATGATGATCCCCTCATACGTCCTTTTTACCAAGCTGCATTGGATCGACACCTGGTTGCCGCTCATCGTTCCATCCTGGCTTGGCGGAGCCTATTACATTTTCCTGTTCCGGCAATTTTTCATGACCATTCCCCAAGAGCTGGACGAGGCGACTTATCTCGACGGCGGCAATCGCTGGACGGTATACGCCAGAGTGATCATGCCGCTATCCAAACCGATTATCATGACAACCATTATTTTTGCCTTCGTGAATTCCTGGCTCGATTTTCTGGGGCCGTTCCTTTATATCAAAAATGCGGAAATGTTCACGCTGAGCGTCGGACTGCAACTGCTGATCGGCCAGACCAGCCAAGATCTGCCCGCGCTTGCCGCGGGAGCATTCATCAGCATACTGCCGATTGGCCTGCTGTATCTGTTTGCGCAGCGTTATATCGTCGAGGGGGTGGTGCTGACGGGCACCAAGGGGTAA
- a CDS encoding ABC transporter ATP-binding protein, with product MFKAFIEPFRQPPPPVDPNVFREGGGRKPKARAKNWSGTLSRVWAYLARRKVKLGMVLLMVLASSALALLGPYMVGMAVDRYISGDAGEGGWTLFLLALAAVYLLFSLTSWLQNIWMIEVAQETVYRMRYDLFSHLHKLPIPFFGKRQQGEIMSRVTNDIENVSGTLSSSAIQIFSSVLTLLGTFGVMVWLSPLLTLLTFTVVPLMALGMRWITRRTGPLFKERQRNLGELNGYIEETLSGQRIIKAFSQEERVIRGFEERNMRIRISAFWAQTISGFIPKLMNGLNNLSFAIVAGIGGILAIQGSVTVGVIIIFVEYARQFTRPLNDLANQWNTLLSAIAGAERVFEVLDEDEEAKDEGAAVSLEQVQGAVRFEHVSFGYDEGRSILHDISFEAKPGEMIALVGPTGAGKTTLIQLLSRFYDPTGGLLTVDGRDITTIRRENLRSHMAFVLQDSFLFQGTIRENIRFGRLDATDEEVEAASRLANAHSFIVRMKDGYDKVLQDGGSGISQGQKQLLAIARAILADPSMLVLDEATSSIDTVTEIKIQEGLQRLMQGRTSFVIAHRLNTIRQADRILVLKDGRLLEQGSHEQLLAQGGFYSELYYSQLRKKALQ from the coding sequence ATGTTCAAAGCATTCATTGAACCTTTCCGCCAGCCGCCGCCCCCGGTTGACCCGAACGTTTTCCGGGAAGGCGGAGGCCGCAAGCCCAAAGCGAGGGCGAAGAACTGGTCAGGCACGTTAAGCCGGGTCTGGGCATATCTGGCGCGGCGCAAAGTCAAGCTGGGCATGGTGCTTCTCATGGTATTGGCCAGTTCGGCCCTTGCTTTGCTTGGTCCCTACATGGTCGGCATGGCCGTGGACCGTTATATCTCCGGTGACGCGGGGGAAGGCGGCTGGACGTTGTTCCTGCTGGCATTGGCAGCAGTCTATCTGCTTTTCTCGCTGACGTCCTGGCTGCAAAACATCTGGATGATCGAGGTCGCCCAGGAAACCGTGTACCGCATGCGTTACGACTTGTTCTCCCACTTGCACAAGCTGCCGATCCCGTTCTTCGGCAAGCGCCAGCAAGGCGAGATTATGAGCCGGGTGACGAACGATATTGAAAATGTGAGCGGTACGCTGAGCAGCTCGGCTATCCAAATTTTCTCCAGCGTGCTTACGCTGCTCGGGACCTTCGGGGTGATGGTCTGGCTGAGTCCGCTGCTCACCCTGTTGACGTTTACGGTGGTGCCGCTGATGGCCCTCGGCATGCGCTGGATTACACGCAGAACCGGGCCGCTGTTCAAGGAGCGCCAGCGCAATTTGGGTGAATTGAACGGATATATTGAAGAAACGTTATCGGGGCAACGGATCATTAAGGCATTTTCCCAAGAGGAACGGGTTATTCGCGGCTTCGAGGAACGCAACATGCGAATCCGCATCTCGGCGTTCTGGGCACAGACGATATCCGGTTTCATTCCAAAGCTGATGAACGGTTTGAACAATCTGAGCTTTGCCATCGTGGCCGGGATCGGCGGCATTTTGGCTATCCAGGGTTCGGTGACGGTCGGCGTCATTATCATCTTCGTGGAATATGCCCGCCAGTTTACGCGTCCGCTGAACGATCTCGCCAACCAGTGGAACACGCTGCTGTCGGCGATTGCTGGCGCAGAGCGCGTGTTTGAGGTATTGGACGAAGACGAGGAAGCGAAGGATGAAGGCGCGGCGGTATCCTTGGAGCAGGTGCAGGGTGCGGTCCGCTTCGAGCACGTTTCCTTTGGATATGACGAGGGGCGCAGCATTCTGCACGACATCAGCTTTGAGGCAAAACCCGGCGAAATGATCGCGCTTGTCGGACCGACCGGCGCAGGCAAAACGACGTTGATTCAGCTGCTGTCCCGCTTCTATGACCCGACAGGTGGCCTGCTTACCGTCGATGGCCGCGACATTACGACCATTCGGCGCGAAAACCTGCGCTCGCATATGGCGTTTGTGCTGCAGGATTCGTTCCTGTTTCAAGGCACGATTCGCGAGAACATCCGGTTTGGCCGTCTGGATGCCACCGATGAGGAAGTCGAGGCGGCTTCCCGTCTGGCCAATGCCCACTCCTTTATCGTGCGCATGAAGGACGGCTACGATAAAGTGCTGCAGGACGGAGGCAGCGGCATCAGCCAGGGCCAGAAGCAGCTGCTTGCCATTGCGCGTGCGATTCTGGCCGATCCTTCCATGCTTGTGCTGGATGAAGCGACGAGCAGTATCGATACCGTGACGGAGATCAAAATCCAGGAGGGATTGCAGCGGCTGATGCAGGGACGGACCAGTTTCGTTATTGCCCACAGGCTGAATACGATCCGGCAGGCTGACCGGATTTTGGTGCTGAAGGACGGGCGGCTGCTGGAACAAGGATCGCATGAGCAGCTGCTTGCACAAGGCGGGTTCTATAGCGAGTTGTATTACAGCCAGTTGCGGAAAAAGGCATTGCAATAA
- a CDS encoding sugar ABC transporter substrate-binding protein has product MRTKGKRLFNVWALVLAAMMVISGCGSGGSSESGSSAEGGGTPGEPVTITYSQWGTAEELHRTQELLDQFMKANPDVKVKLEGKDWGSYWDGLTANAAGGTLPDVFKTSYAYVEKYAELGIFKELDGLLAENGFDLNNVDKSLLGLHQYQGKQVSLPIDANVIVWYYNKDMFEDPATNPQQAAVPSLEPTWDEIADIATKMTLDKNGKTAAESGFDANNIVQWGMSVSPGSTMDWFLEPELWSNGAKLVNDDGSLALDTPEAKEVLNYFIDLTKNKKINTTPAQIEGLGGQVNLAITTAKVAMNPGGSWNTTNYQEAGVNYGISYLPKFKTNQTVVQPAGIAISANTAHEEAAYKLLAWLAGPDGQTELAKQGYSIPANKAAADAYIATVGEDNKIFLDAQQYGIVSPFTTKKTDLVWTYGEQSLKLPLAGEGDLDAALQDLASKMQ; this is encoded by the coding sequence ATGAGAACAAAGGGCAAACGGCTGTTTAATGTGTGGGCACTTGTGCTGGCGGCGATGATGGTCATCAGTGGATGTGGAAGCGGGGGATCTTCCGAATCCGGGAGTTCTGCCGAAGGCGGCGGCACTCCGGGCGAACCTGTAACGATAACGTACTCCCAGTGGGGAACGGCAGAAGAGCTGCACCGGACGCAGGAACTTCTGGATCAATTCATGAAGGCGAATCCGGATGTGAAGGTCAAGCTGGAGGGCAAGGATTGGGGCAGCTATTGGGATGGGTTGACGGCGAATGCAGCCGGGGGCACGCTCCCCGACGTGTTCAAAACCAGTTACGCCTACGTGGAGAAATACGCCGAGCTGGGTATTTTTAAGGAATTGGACGGACTGCTCGCCGAGAACGGGTTCGATCTGAACAATGTGGACAAAAGCCTGCTGGGGCTTCACCAATATCAGGGCAAACAAGTATCTTTGCCGATCGATGCCAATGTCATCGTATGGTATTACAACAAAGACATGTTTGAGGACCCTGCGACGAATCCTCAGCAAGCAGCGGTACCGTCACTTGAACCGACGTGGGATGAAATTGCTGATATAGCCACCAAAATGACGCTGGACAAAAACGGGAAAACTGCGGCCGAATCAGGGTTCGATGCCAACAACATTGTACAGTGGGGCATGTCCGTTTCGCCAGGGTCGACGATGGACTGGTTCCTGGAGCCTGAGCTGTGGTCCAACGGCGCGAAGCTGGTGAATGACGACGGTTCCCTTGCCCTGGATACACCGGAAGCGAAGGAAGTGCTGAATTATTTCATCGATCTGACCAAAAACAAAAAAATCAACACCACCCCTGCTCAGATTGAAGGGTTGGGAGGCCAGGTCAACCTGGCGATCACCACGGCAAAGGTGGCGATGAATCCGGGCGGAAGCTGGAACACCACCAACTATCAGGAGGCCGGAGTGAACTACGGCATTTCGTATTTGCCGAAATTCAAAACGAATCAGACCGTGGTTCAACCGGCAGGCATTGCGATCAGCGCGAACACCGCGCATGAAGAGGCCGCCTATAAATTGCTCGCATGGCTTGCCGGCCCGGACGGACAGACCGAACTGGCGAAGCAAGGATACTCCATTCCGGCGAATAAAGCGGCAGCGGATGCGTATATCGCCACCGTCGGAGAAGACAATAAGATATTCCTGGATGCACAGCAGTACGGCATCGTTTCGCCGTTCACCACGAAGAAAACCGATCTGGTATGGACATATGGCGAACAGTCGCTGAAGCTCCCCCTTGCAGGGGAAGGCGACTTGGATGCGGCGCTTCAGGATCTGGCGTCCAAGATGCAATAA
- a CDS encoding sugar ABC transporter permease produces the protein MNGLRKYDTLLFFLFILPWIIGFITFFMIPFGTSVFYAFTDARLPGATQYNFVGFDNFMHMMDDPVFFKSLLNTLYFVGFGVPIVTAGMLGLAMLLNFNVRGIALFRTFFYLPTLVPIVATVIIWRLVFNSEFGILNGVLGALGMGKVDWIGGEHTIKPVIIMLQVWISGSGVLIFLAALKNVPKHLYEAAAIDGARGVRRFFHITLPMISPSILFVIIIQTMYNFQMFTEALLLSKGGPNYAAYTFVYNIYKSAFTDLKFSMAMSQSIFLFALISLATLILMKISNRFVYYEGER, from the coding sequence ATGAATGGACTGAGAAAATATGACACGCTGCTGTTTTTCCTTTTCATCCTGCCCTGGATCATTGGGTTTATCACCTTTTTCATGATTCCTTTCGGAACCTCGGTTTTTTACGCGTTTACGGACGCGAGACTTCCCGGAGCCACTCAATACAATTTTGTCGGCTTTGACAATTTTATGCACATGATGGATGACCCCGTTTTTTTTAAAAGCTTGCTGAACACCCTCTATTTTGTCGGATTCGGCGTTCCCATCGTGACGGCGGGCATGCTTGGCCTGGCGATGCTGCTCAATTTCAATGTCAGAGGCATCGCGCTGTTCCGCACCTTCTTTTATTTGCCCACTTTAGTTCCCATCGTAGCCACGGTCATCATCTGGCGGCTCGTATTCAATTCCGAATTCGGCATTCTGAACGGCGTGCTCGGGGCGCTTGGCATGGGCAAAGTGGATTGGATCGGCGGCGAACATACGATCAAGCCCGTCATCATCATGCTGCAGGTCTGGATCTCCGGCAGCGGCGTACTCATTTTCCTGGCGGCGCTGAAAAACGTGCCCAAACATTTGTATGAAGCTGCGGCCATAGACGGCGCCAGAGGCGTTCGGCGTTTTTTTCACATTACCTTGCCGATGATCAGTCCCTCCATCCTGTTTGTTATCATCATTCAGACGATGTACAACTTTCAGATGTTCACGGAAGCGCTGCTGCTTTCCAAGGGAGGACCGAACTACGCTGCTTATACGTTTGTTTACAATATCTACAAATCAGCCTTCACCGACCTGAAGTTCAGCATGGCGATGTCGCAGTCGATTTTCCTGTTCGCGCTGATCTCGCTGGCGACGCTGATCCTGATGAAAATTTCGAACCGCTTCGTCTACTACGAGGGAGAACGTTAG
- a CDS encoding toxic anion resistance protein has protein sequence MATELLQLKQEDEQRIQQEAAQLIQKVAQSDALQLDTLMDDIGKLGVKTQEKAGQTLKLLDRPVNDLMSGNRAEVSNMILKLRDECESLQQSKNVSFVGRLLRKSPLKNYVYRYQSVRKNIDSIINGLRDGKDNLEENIVNMRQLKRSSMQEIYNIQTKIAFGNQLKALFEAEIAKPENETRRPHLERGLRKVVTRIQSMTEMIMLYNQAIAATDIINDNNDKLIDSVNNAIDKTANLITVSAMIAMALNDQEKVINAVEATNKTIEDQFKENARLLRTTTERTNDLLSKPAMSIESVNQAIGDLMSALDLSEQSNRRIIESCNDYTAKMTALNAKMSERLALEGSSQQAIRSAGQPDRSAIQSFLD, from the coding sequence ATGGCTACGGAATTGCTTCAATTAAAACAGGAAGACGAGCAGCGCATACAACAGGAGGCAGCTCAGCTGATCCAAAAGGTGGCGCAGAGCGATGCACTCCAACTGGACACGCTTATGGATGATATCGGCAAGCTTGGCGTCAAGACGCAGGAAAAGGCAGGGCAGACGCTCAAGCTTCTGGATCGGCCCGTGAACGATCTGATGTCAGGCAACCGAGCTGAAGTGTCCAACATGATCCTGAAACTGCGCGATGAATGCGAGAGCTTGCAGCAGAGCAAAAACGTAAGTTTTGTTGGAAGGCTGCTGCGTAAGAGTCCGCTCAAAAATTACGTCTACCGATACCAATCGGTGCGCAAAAATATCGACAGCATCATCAACGGCCTCCGGGACGGGAAGGATAATCTTGAGGAAAATATCGTAAACATGCGGCAGCTGAAGCGCTCCTCCATGCAGGAGATTTACAATATTCAGACGAAGATTGCCTTCGGCAACCAATTGAAGGCATTGTTCGAGGCCGAGATTGCCAAACCGGAGAACGAAACGCGCAGGCCACATCTCGAACGTGGATTGCGTAAAGTGGTTACCCGCATACAGTCCATGACGGAAATGATCATGCTGTACAACCAGGCTATTGCCGCTACGGACATCATCAATGACAACAACGACAAGCTCATTGATTCGGTCAATAACGCGATCGACAAAACGGCCAACCTGATCACGGTATCCGCGATGATTGCAATGGCGCTCAATGATCAAGAGAAGGTCATTAATGCCGTAGAGGCGACCAACAAAACGATCGAGGATCAATTCAAGGAAAATGCAAGGCTGCTGCGCACGACGACGGAACGGACCAACGATCTGTTGTCCAAGCCGGCCATGTCCATCGAGTCGGTGAACCAGGCCATCGGCGATCTGATGTCTGCACTGGATCTTTCCGAGCAGTCCAATCGCAGAATTATCGAGAGCTGCAACGATTATACGGCGAAAATGACGGCGCTTAACGCTAAAATGAGTGAGAGATTGGCTCTGGAAGGTTCCAGCCAACAAGCCATTCGGAGCGCGGGACAGCCGGACCGCAGTGCCATCCAGTCTTTTTTGGACTAA
- a CDS encoding DUF4832 domain-containing protein: MNTLFNRSKRTIGLVFALILMFTLFLPGAAPKASAATITIDGNVSDWSGIAALASQSGTAQTLKATHDGTNLYLLVQGSGLSTTMGNFWINADNDASTGYQASGWAATGVEWLLENQGLYRYGGSGTDWVWNSAATLTNSQFYRNSSVIEVAIPLATLQVGAGSTVRVGYIDNGSDTARLPAAGQALPGYSLTSGSEGGSGNETVAYPLELVSPLNNPFKGWAPSAKSTDYAQPHRLVYAGVTWKELEPVKGTYDFSAIEATNHFAYWKNKGVKVVLRFILDSPTGQAHRDIPDWLYNDMVARGESPGTPYSDETGGMGTGNNTGFSPNYSSSYLQERHKLAIEAIAAHYNTNDRPVAFIQIGSLGHWGEFHTWPYVGPNGETNYTGVFPPNAVSNVYVQHYIDAFAGKEDKMQVLIRRSIALAKTNNKGMIMGMFNDVFGHKDSFDADWGWYTGTQNGYWDDIGQQQPAHANFWETRISGGEFYGGASGMLAALTSGSGYTETLRQTELSKPSWLGPNSPASLPLNHALQANIDALKKRMGYHFVVKEISHPSTITGNTFTPTIQIENKGVQHFPFAWAVEIQLRSGNTVVAKKTTSANLTTWKTGSYTLTDSIPVSGLASGTYDIAIAIIDPATNKPGVDFANTNRLADGAYKLSSVTK, from the coding sequence ATGAACACATTGTTCAACCGAAGCAAACGGACCATCGGATTGGTTTTTGCTCTCATTCTCATGTTCACCCTGTTCTTGCCTGGTGCTGCTCCAAAAGCTTCTGCCGCCACGATCACCATTGATGGCAACGTCAGCGACTGGAGCGGAATTGCTGCGCTCGCAAGCCAATCAGGCACGGCTCAGACGCTTAAAGCAACCCATGACGGGACAAATTTGTACCTGCTCGTTCAGGGCTCAGGTTTGAGTACGACTATGGGAAACTTCTGGATTAATGCCGATAACGATGCCTCGACAGGATACCAAGCGTCCGGCTGGGCGGCCACCGGAGTCGAATGGCTGCTTGAAAATCAAGGACTATACCGTTATGGCGGCAGCGGCACCGATTGGGTTTGGAATTCGGCCGCAACATTGACGAATTCCCAATTTTATCGCAATTCCTCCGTCATCGAGGTTGCCATTCCTTTGGCCACCCTGCAGGTCGGAGCAGGCAGCACGGTTCGGGTCGGTTACATTGATAACGGTTCAGATACGGCCAGACTGCCGGCAGCAGGCCAAGCGCTGCCAGGCTATTCGCTGACCTCCGGTTCCGAAGGCGGTTCCGGCAATGAAACGGTCGCGTACCCTCTGGAGCTCGTTAGTCCGCTTAACAATCCATTCAAAGGCTGGGCCCCTTCCGCCAAATCCACCGACTATGCACAGCCACACAGACTGGTGTATGCCGGGGTTACCTGGAAGGAGCTGGAGCCCGTCAAAGGAACGTATGACTTCAGCGCAATCGAAGCAACGAATCATTTTGCCTACTGGAAAAACAAGGGCGTCAAAGTGGTGCTGCGCTTCATTCTGGACAGCCCGACCGGTCAAGCTCACCGCGATATTCCAGACTGGCTTTACAACGATATGGTCGCGCGCGGGGAATCGCCCGGAACACCTTACAGCGACGAAACCGGAGGTATGGGCACAGGGAACAATACGGGCTTTTCGCCGAATTACAGCTCTTCTTATCTCCAGGAACGGCATAAATTGGCCATCGAGGCCATTGCGGCACACTATAATACCAATGATCGCCCGGTTGCGTTCATCCAGATCGGTTCTCTTGGTCACTGGGGCGAGTTCCATACCTGGCCTTATGTAGGCCCCAATGGCGAAACCAATTACACCGGGGTTTTCCCTCCCAATGCCGTTTCGAACGTTTACGTGCAGCATTACATTGACGCTTTTGCCGGCAAGGAGGACAAGATGCAGGTCTTGATCCGCCGCAGCATCGCTTTGGCGAAAACCAACAACAAGGGCATGATCATGGGCATGTTCAACGACGTGTTTGGACACAAGGACAGTTTCGATGCGGATTGGGGTTGGTACACCGGCACTCAGAACGGGTACTGGGATGATATCGGCCAGCAGCAGCCCGCACACGCCAACTTCTGGGAGACGCGCATCTCGGGCGGCGAATTCTACGGGGGCGCTTCCGGCATGCTTGCCGCATTGACCAGCGGCAGCGGATATACGGAAACTTTGCGCCAAACCGAGCTGAGCAAACCAAGCTGGCTAGGACCCAACTCGCCGGCGTCCCTTCCGCTCAATCATGCGCTTCAAGCCAATATCGATGCCTTGAAGAAACGCATGGGTTACCACTTCGTGGTGAAGGAAATCTCCCATCCTTCCACCATTACCGGGAACACGTTTACGCCAACGATTCAGATCGAAAATAAAGGCGTGCAGCATTTCCCGTTTGCATGGGCGGTGGAAATTCAGCTGCGGAGCGGAAATACGGTCGTTGCCAAAAAGACAACGTCAGCGAACTTGACCACTTGGAAAACGGGCAGCTACACGCTGACCGATTCCATCCCCGTATCGGGCTTGGCCTCAGGCACCTATGACATCGCCATCGCGATCATCGATCCGGCAACGAATAAACCCGGGGTGGATTTTGCGAATACGAACAGGCTCGCGGACGGCGCATACAAACTCAGCAGTGTAACCAAGTAA
- a CDS encoding Gfo/Idh/MocA family oxidoreductase, which produces MDKIKMGFIGVGDMGSHHCIGFDRLEESEVRYVCDMNEANVERTLAELKHSRPVVVKDYRELLQKEDLDAVVISVPNYLHREVAVAFLEAGKHVFLEKPVAHTIEDCDAIIQAAETAGRTLQIGLVYRYSNLYRRMARELESGRLGDVKLMWCKEFRDPFPPADWFYDKSKSGGAIVEKDCHHFDIFNWMIQAKPVRVFASGGQHVMKQGEPNLIRNSYSHYEPKEISDTSIVDHAFITIDYDNGSKANLGLCMYLKPRNLMGEGLEIGLIGENGGQMVARNDKTIDIVGGQDWTKDHLDIDVASDSIMGGHTGGQTQRIDFLKCVREGKQPFASAQVGRDALLIALAAEKSIIEERYVYLEEISG; this is translated from the coding sequence ATGGATAAGATAAAAATGGGTTTTATCGGCGTTGGGGATATGGGGTCGCATCATTGCATCGGTTTTGATCGGCTTGAGGAGAGCGAAGTCCGTTATGTTTGCGACATGAACGAAGCGAATGTGGAGCGAACGCTGGCCGAGCTCAAACACAGCCGTCCGGTCGTGGTGAAGGATTATCGGGAATTGCTGCAAAAAGAAGATCTGGATGCCGTCGTCATCAGTGTTCCCAACTATTTGCACCGGGAAGTTGCAGTAGCTTTCCTGGAGGCAGGCAAGCATGTATTTCTGGAAAAGCCGGTAGCCCATACGATCGAGGATTGCGATGCCATCATTCAGGCTGCCGAGACGGCAGGGCGCACGCTGCAGATCGGGCTGGTGTACCGATATTCCAATCTGTACCGACGGATGGCGAGAGAACTGGAGAGCGGACGCCTTGGCGACGTGAAATTGATGTGGTGCAAGGAGTTTCGCGATCCTTTCCCGCCTGCGGACTGGTTCTACGACAAATCCAAATCCGGCGGTGCGATCGTCGAGAAGGACTGCCACCATTTCGATATTTTCAATTGGATGATCCAGGCGAAGCCGGTACGCGTTTTTGCCTCCGGGGGACAACACGTTATGAAGCAGGGTGAGCCTAACTTGATTCGGAACTCTTACAGCCACTACGAGCCCAAAGAAATTTCGGATACATCGATCGTGGACCATGCCTTTATCACCATTGATTATGATAACGGCAGCAAGGCCAATCTGGGCCTGTGCATGTATTTGAAACCGCGAAATCTGATGGGTGAAGGACTTGAGATCGGCCTCATCGGAGAGAACGGCGGCCAGATGGTAGCCCGGAACGACAAAACGATTGATATCGTAGGAGGGCAGGACTGGACCAAAGACCATCTCGACATTGACGTGGCTTCCGATTCCATCATGGGCGGGCATACGGGAGGGCAGACCCAGCGCATAGATTTTTTGAAATGCGTACGGGAAGGAAAGCAGCCGTTTGCCAGTGCGCAGGTCGGACGCGACGCTCTGTTGATTGCCCTCGCGGCAGAGAAATCGATCATTGAAGAACGGTATGTATACTTAGAAGAAATTTCCGGCTGA
- a CDS encoding ABC transporter ATP-binding protein: MIKLLVYLKKYRVAAIAALVMMLIELTVELAQPYLISKIIDHGIQQGDLSVVWLWGGVLVGSAVVAFAAGIASSFFASHASLGFGYDLRERLYGKVQSFTYSVFNRFATSSLITRLTGDITQVQDTIFMSLRFMTRVPLVVIGSVIMAVVVNAKLGLLLVVMVPVLLLCVVYMIKKAALLFRNVQRRLDAVNGVIQENLTGIRLIRVFVRMGHEIERFAGFSGKLMKGTISALRLTETTMPFMLLVMNLCIIAVLWFGRRDIAVGHASVGEVVAVINYLLRTIGALSALSWILVTFSRASASAQRIHEVLDTPEDGIDSVMAGQPGATPHAISNAVGTGKRAAVRGAVEFRDVQFHYPNSDITVLSDISFTAKQGERIAIMGATGSGKSTLVQLIPRLYAQDRGIVRIDGTNADEYDVTALRGAIGYVPQEVILFTGSVKDNIAWGREDATLEEIQEAARRAQIHETIEKLPDGYDTMLGQRGVNLSGGQKQRLSIARALIRRPSILILDDSTSALDVATEAKLLDALEELSCTTFIITQKISSTTSADLILLLDEGRLIGQGKHEDLMESSELYRRIHQSQYGEGTPHVQSIH, encoded by the coding sequence ATGATCAAGCTGTTGGTTTATCTGAAAAAGTACCGAGTCGCCGCGATTGCAGCCTTGGTGATGATGCTGATTGAGCTGACCGTCGAATTGGCCCAGCCTTATCTGATCTCCAAAATCATTGACCACGGGATCCAGCAGGGAGATCTGTCGGTCGTTTGGCTGTGGGGCGGCGTATTGGTAGGCAGTGCCGTCGTGGCCTTCGCCGCGGGCATTGCGAGTTCGTTTTTTGCATCACATGCGAGCCTCGGGTTTGGTTACGACTTGCGGGAGAGACTATACGGCAAAGTGCAGTCGTTCACGTATTCGGTATTCAACCGTTTTGCGACCTCATCGCTGATCACCCGTCTAACCGGGGATATCACCCAAGTACAGGACACGATATTCATGAGCTTGCGCTTCATGACGAGGGTCCCGCTGGTTGTGATTGGAAGCGTTATTATGGCCGTGGTGGTCAATGCGAAGCTGGGGCTGCTGCTGGTCGTCATGGTTCCGGTGCTGCTGCTCTGCGTGGTGTATATGATCAAAAAAGCAGCGCTGCTGTTCCGCAACGTGCAGCGGAGGCTGGATGCCGTTAACGGCGTCATCCAGGAAAATCTGACAGGCATTCGGCTGATTCGGGTATTCGTGCGAATGGGCCATGAGATCGAGCGCTTTGCCGGATTCAGCGGCAAGCTGATGAAAGGCACGATCTCCGCGCTGCGCCTGACGGAGACAACGATGCCGTTCATGCTGCTGGTCATGAACCTGTGCATCATCGCCGTCCTCTGGTTTGGCCGCCGGGACATCGCCGTGGGCCATGCCAGCGTGGGCGAAGTGGTTGCCGTCATCAACTATTTGCTGCGAACCATCGGCGCGCTGTCGGCATTATCGTGGATTCTCGTCACGTTCTCCAGAGCGAGCGCATCCGCGCAGCGGATCCATGAGGTGCTGGACACGCCCGAAGACGGCATCGATTCGGTGATGGCTGGGCAGCCAGGAGCGACGCCGCATGCAATTTCCAATGCTGTGGGTACCGGGAAGAGAGCTGCCGTTCGGGGCGCAGTCGAATTTCGCGACGTTCAGTTCCATTACCCGAACAGCGACATCACGGTGCTGTCGGACATCAGTTTTACGGCCAAGCAAGGCGAACGGATCGCGATTATGGGGGCCACCGGTTCCGGCAAGTCGACGCTGGTGCAGCTGATTCCAAGGCTGTATGCCCAGGATCGGGGCATCGTTCGCATCGACGGCACGAATGCCGACGAGTATGACGTGACGGCCTTGCGGGGAGCGATCGGATACGTTCCGCAGGAGGTTATTCTTTTTACGGGTTCCGTGAAGGATAATATTGCCTGGGGACGGGAAGACGCTACGCTGGAGGAGATCCAGGAAGCGGCCCGCCGCGCCCAGATCCATGAAACGATCGAGAAGCTGCCGGATGGTTACGATACGATGCTAGGCCAGCGCGGAGTCAATTTGTCCGGCGGGCAGAAACAGCGCTTGTCCATCGCCCGCGCGTTGATTCGCCGTCCAAGCATTCTTATTTTGGACGACAGCACCAGCGCGCTGGATGTGGCCACGGAAGCCAAGCTGCTGGATGCGCTGGAGGAGCTCTCGTGCACCACCTTCATCATTACGCAGAAAATCAGCTCCACCACTTCGGCCGACCTGATCCTGCTGCTCGATGAGGGCAGGCTGATCGGACAAGGCAAACACGAGGACCTGATGGAATCGTCCGAGTTATACCGCCGCATCCATCAATCACAATACGGGGAGGGTACGCCGCATGTTCAAAGCATTCATTGA